A single region of the Marmota flaviventris isolate mMarFla1 chromosome 10, mMarFla1.hap1, whole genome shotgun sequence genome encodes:
- the Mad2l2 gene encoding mitotic spindle assembly checkpoint protein MAD2B gives MTTLTRQDLNFGQVVADVLCEFLEVAVHLILYVREVYPVGIFQKRKKYNVPVQMSCHPELNQYIQDTLHCVKPLLEKNDVEKVVVVILDKEHRPVEKFVFEITQPPLLSISSDSLLSHVEQLLRAFILKISVCDAVLDHNPPGCTFTVLVHTREAATRNMEKIQVIKDFPWILADEQDVHMHDPRLIPLKTMTSDILKMQLYVEERAHKSS, from the exons ATGACCACACTCACGCGACAGGACCTCAACTTTGGCCAAG TGGTGGCCGACGTGCTCTGCGAGTTCCTGGAGGTGGCCGTGCACCTAATCCTCTACGTGCGCGAGGTCTACCCCGTGGGCATCTTCCAGAAACGCAAGAAGTACAACGTTCCCGTCCAG ATGTCCTGCCACCCGGAGCTGAACCAGTACATCCAGGACACGCTGCACTGTGTCAAGCCACTTCTGGAGAAG AACGATGTGgagaaggtggtggtggtgatctTGGACAAGGAGCACCGCCCGGTGGAGAAGTTCGTCTTTGAGATCACTCAGCCTCCGCTGCTGTCCATCAG CTCCGACTCTCTGCTGTCCCACGTGGAGCAGCTGCTCCGAGCCTTCATCCTGAAGATCAGCGTGTGTGATGCTGTCCTGGACCACAACCCCCCAG GCTGCACCTTCACAGTTCTGGTGCACACAAGAGAAGCTGCCACCCGAAATATGGAGAAGATCCAGGTCATTAAG GACTTCCCCTGGATCCTGGCAGATGAGCAGGACGTCCACATGCACGACCCCCGGCTGATCCCCTTGAAGACCATGACATCAGACATCTTAAAG ATGCAGCTCTACGTGGAAGAACGAGCTCACAAAAGCAGCTGA